The following are encoded together in the Arcobacter aquimarinus genome:
- a CDS encoding patatin-like phospholipase family protein: MQLNNIAFALGGGASRGAFHLGVLDFCEEQNIDIKAYSGSSIGAIIAASHASGIKAKEQLKIFSSKDVKQALKFNYFKNGLLKIDTSNKIIKELLPIEKLENIPKPIWVSAYDIKKKQLHYFNSGDTVTLCMASSALIPLFKPVSYEGMYLIDGGLFDNLPIKPLQNKSYDIHTLDLFAKEPKIGTKNKNPIKNIKKLLFKQLHQNHKHSIENTHYYIGTHHIRNFSLFSFKELEECFKLGFKEAQKHFLDIL; the protein is encoded by the coding sequence AGCTTTTGCTTTAGGTGGAGGTGCTTCTCGTGGTGCTTTTCATTTAGGAGTTTTAGATTTTTGTGAAGAACAAAACATAGATATAAAAGCTTATAGTGGCTCTTCAATTGGAGCAATTATTGCAGCCTCCCATGCAAGTGGAATAAAAGCAAAAGAGCAACTAAAAATATTCTCTTCAAAAGATGTAAAACAAGCTTTAAAATTTAATTATTTTAAAAATGGTTTACTTAAAATTGATACATCAAATAAAATTATTAAAGAGTTATTACCTATTGAAAAACTTGAAAATATTCCAAAACCTATTTGGGTTAGTGCTTATGATATCAAAAAAAAGCAATTACACTATTTCAATAGTGGAGACACTGTCACTTTATGTATGGCATCAAGTGCATTAATTCCACTTTTTAAACCGGTCTCTTATGAAGGAATGTATTTAATAGATGGTGGTTTATTTGATAATCTTCCCATAAAACCTCTTCAAAATAAAAGTTATGATATTCATACTCTAGATTTATTTGCAAAAGAGCCCAAAATAGGAACAAAAAATAAAAATCCAATTAAAAATATAAAAAAATTACTCTTTAAGCAACTTCATCAAAATCATAAACATAGTATAGAAAACACCCATTATTACATAGGAACTCATCATATAAGAAATTTTTCTTTATTCAGTTTTAAAGAACTAGAAGAGTGTTTTAAATTAGGTTTTAAAGAGGCTCAAAAACATTTTTTAGATATACTATAA